DNA sequence from the Salvelinus alpinus chromosome 7, SLU_Salpinus.1, whole genome shotgun sequence genome:
CTACTGCACCTAAATGTAAACAGTACCGCAACCAAAATGAGTAccagcacctatttcagtccaagtcaaccACTGAAAGCAGGTGACAGTGCGCCTTACTTGGCCATGGTCTTGGTAAAGGAACGTGCTAATATACTGTATTTTGCATGATGCTTCCttgactagactactgacattacaTATTAAAGGCAGTTAAGGCACATTTCCTCATATGACCAAATTCAACGTTTTTTCTTACTGTTTCATACACCTCCATGTTTTTAcgaagaaaaaaacatgttggcTATGGGGATTATGCATTCGTAGCTACATCCATCGCAACAATAGATGACAATAATGGTGATTTGAACTCGTATTTTTTCCACCGGTTATGACTGATTGGTGGCGCAGTCCTCTAAAACAGTTGGCTGATAGTCCAATGGTTGTGAATTCTAATCCCACATGGGATACATATTATTATTTTCTCTCCTTTATTTACAATATTCATTCTGTGCCTACACACTTCTAATTGTGAAAAGTGAAAGCATACCTGTGAGAGGAGTCGccctggtagtagttgtaggtttTTATACAGAACTCAAGACCAATCTGTGAGTTCATTTGACCATTGGAAAAAGAGCTACTGCGTAAACACGGCAATGCGGACCGAATTGAGCACCTAATCTTTATTTTCAAGGTGATGATTGCACTTTTCTTCCAATCACAATAGTGCATTAAATCTGAGATTTGTTTTGCAACCCGTGGGCGATTCGAATTTGCACCCCGCAAGTGGCAATAGATGTCAGGAACTCGGCACCTTACCACTGTAAACTAACCTAACTAACTGTCCAGAGCCGTATTTGCTCATTATGAACATCATTTTATTATCAGAGCGTGGCGGTGGATTTATGGTAAACTTTAGTGAGAAAGTGTTGGGATCAGGTACAACTACGTTTACCCACCCCCAAAATGAATATTTATGAGTAACCCACAATTTCTCATTTGaatgcatttatttttttaagaaaTTGGGCAAAGGCTGAAATTGAGGTTGAGAGTTACCCTTAAAACATAAcactaactttaaccctaaccacactctTCATTCGTATATGCATCCCATCCGTCAACTATTATTAATATATCAGACAATATTATGCAACATTATCTGAATAAAGAAAAAAAGCATTTGAAATCGTCAACTTTATGATCAGAATGCTGATGTACTCCTCAAAAACAGGACAAGAGCGCCCCCATTGTGGATATTCAGGTAATGCACGACTGCTTTACTTCCgcactatactgaacaaaaatataaacatgcaacaatttcaaagattttactaagatacacttcatagaaggaaatcagtcaattgaaataaataaattagtccctaatctatgcatttcacatgactgggcatgggTACAGCcatgcccacccacttgggagccaggcccagccaatcagaagggctttattacagacagaaatactcctcagcactccctccctctccctcctcagacgatcccgcaagtgaagaagctggatgtggaggtcctgggctggcgtggttacacgtggtctgcggttgtgaggccggttggatgtactgccaaattcaatAAAAGgatattggaggtggcttatggtagagaaattaacattcaattctctggcaacagctcggttggacattcctgcagtcagcatgacaattgcacactccctcaaaacttgagacatctgtggcattgtgttgtgtgacaaaactgcacattttagtgtggccttttattgtccccagctcaaggtgcacctgtgtaatgatcatgctgtttaatcagcttcttgatatgccacacctttcagatggatggattgtcttggcaaaggagaaatgctccccctacagggatgtaaacaaatttgcgcacaaaatgtgagaaataatatttttgtgtgtatggaaaatatctgagatcttttatttcagctcatggaaaatgggaccaacacttctttacatgttgcgtttatatttgtgttcagtatatatactgtGTATCTCTATGATGTGGAGTCCAGGGGGCAAGTAAGGATCTGTGTGTAGCAAATTTGACATAATATCCTCTACCACCCTTTTGCAGAATAGTGTATACCTTATGATCCACTGAATATCTTCAAATCAAAACCCATAAATTATAGTTGTTAAAGTTTTTTTTGCCAGTTTGGACATTGCTTTTTCAGGAGACATTTAGGTATACCTGATGATATGAACATCCAATCAATATTTAAACATGACTTCCCTTTATTGCAGGTGATTCACATGAGCAACAAAATTCAAAACGTTCAATTACAACACTCTCATTTATTGTTAGGGACCATTGCAAATGGAGGTACAGTATCACTCAAAACCAAAATGCAATCAGATGTTTTTCTGTTACTGAGCACTAACCGTAAACAAAAACAGAGGACATCTTGAAAACTACAACTGACAACTACTTAGTGTTCAAGTGCTATGTGGGACACAACGCACTGTCTTCATTGAAGCCTATAAATAAGTATTCCATATAGGATCCATATGATGGTGTTTAGCTTTGTTCCCCTGTCATCGTTATGTCCATTGTGCTTGATGCAGTAAATGGAGTGTGGGAATACTGGAGAGGTAGATGGTCTCAAATGCTGTCCAACTTCTTCAAAATGTATGGAGCTGTGGAGGCAGAGTAAATTATACATAAATGTTAACTTTTGATTGAGACATTGTTTGCAGTCAAAAGTGCTATTGAAGACCCCGGGGATGCTATCTATATTAATGGCCATTAATTTTCATGCATAGTTGGCTCCCTTTCAAAAGAGGGGAAACATTTTTGGGGGTCACTACCTGTTGGATGATCTGTGGAAGGTCATGTCTGGTGATGTCATTGATTCTGTgtacattctctggtctgagCACTGACCAGTTGAGTGACACATGCATTACACAATATATTGTGAGAAAATGTGCAAACCGAGAGGAATGTGAAGGCCGATACTTACTGGCTCTGAGAAGGACAATATAGATTAGGAAATTGCGCACGGACGAGATGACGTCCTGTCGCATCTTTTTCTTCATCTCCTCTGGGTCCATTTTCGGCCCTAACCCCTCGAGTTTGAACATCCCGGCGTGGTCTGTGAAGGTTTTACACCCAACCCCTGCGCTGGTTGTGATTTTATGGCTGCGATTTCCCTGCAAATTGGTGTTACGCTTGCTCTTTGGTTTGATTCTCAGTACAGGCGTGCTTGATGGCGGAAATGTGACTGTTTAAACCGGAAATTACGCTTGAAGGATTACTGTAAATGAAATGGCCGTAGAGGTACAAACTCTACGATAGGCGAAGGGCAAAACTATACAAATTTATTTATGAGGAATTTCTACTAACTCAAGACTTTCCAATTTATCTAAGTATAAgtctatttaaaatatatatttagagaCGAATAACAATGtcaataaaatgtaaatattatatTTTATGTTTGTTTTATATGATTGCTTATTAGGCTACAATATACTGTAATTCTAATTTGTTTacgatcccccccccccccccacttatattaatacagtaatatcaTATCTATTGAATGTTTTAATGTTAATCATGATCTCCCTCGCCTTCAATCAAACTTGCGTTGTGAGGGGGGTCTTCAAAACAGACGGAGAGGGAGCGAACAATGATGAATGTGAAGGAGAGGCTGAGAAAATAAAGGGAGGAGAAGACGAAGGGAGGGGATGGGTTATTTCTGAGCTCAGGGCCGGGGATTAAGCGGTCGAGAGCAATCCCAATACGATGACAGCATCCAGCCTAAACCCCCACGCGCCACACCGTCCGGACACGGATTCTACCGATTCTGACAAACTATtatgtctgctctctctcttcaatCACTTAATTTGACCCTCCCGATCCACAACCCCGGTCCGTCTTTTTCTTTAGAACACGAGGTGAGTTAGTTTTTTCGTGATTTTATTCTCCTCTTTATTGTCAAACTGTCTGGACGGATGCTGGAGGAGCCGGTGGGTATATGTTTCTGCGTGTACCTTGCATTGATTGCAAGAATCTGGTGTGATATTTTTCACATAGAAACAAAATATCGATTCTATCTGCAGGATTTGGACCTCATGCGGGTCCACGTGCCCCTGTTTCGGAGATGAGTAGAGAGATCTTAATCGGATTAGGACTATCGTAAAAAAGACTGACCTTTTTTTTCTTTGTTTACGGGCTAATCTGGCAGGACTGCTGTCACCGATTATATCTCGGGTTAGTGTTGATCCTGGAGGGTGAACTATGAAATATGAAAACAGCATAATACACAGATATATCTGAGTTATAACACATTTAAATATTTTATATCGACGTAGAGAAAATTGAATATGAATTAGGGGGACAACTATGGCGCGACGGGCTGTTGTTATTCTATTCTGTGTTTCGTTTTATTTCATGCTGAGCAGTTACCCCATGCATTTGTGGCTATGGTCGTAGTTATTTTGTCATTCGTTCATACCTATCCTCATCCATCTAGGATACTCAACACATGCATTTTGCATGGCTAATACGCAGCCAATGGAATTCTGTGCAACATGACATTTCTGTCACTTAATGCAAATGGCGATAGTATAAATTGAATGAGAGTAGTAGATCCAGCGCTGATGACAGGTGTCTCTAGTGGTGGTGTAAAACGCCTTTATAGTAAATGGTCAATGTCTTGTTGTTATCAATGGGCGTCGACGAGTTGTGAAGAGACACAGAAACAGCCTTATTCCTCATGCGCGTCTCCATAGGTTTGTGAAAATGCGACGTTCATTCTGTTTTCGATGCGGTGACAAGCAAGAATATCGCAACACAACTAGACCGAAACAATGCATTTAGCCTTTCTGGGTCCTTTATTTAATTCATGACATGATTTAATATG
Encoded proteins:
- the LOC139581351 gene encoding mitochondrial import receptor subunit TOM5 homolog, producing the protein MFKLEGLGPKMDPEEMKKKMRQDVISSVRNFLIYIVLLRATPYILKKLDSI